The following are from one region of the Pseudohongiella spirulinae genome:
- a CDS encoding GFA family protein produces the protein MNSYLGSCLCGTAKFEVQGEFESFYLCHCRHCQKDTGSAHAANLFSQSAKLTWLAGSDSVTTFTLAGTRHSKSFCRCCGSALPCTHMPGLLVVPAGCLDTEVSIKPTAHLFTASKAIWDKELEALPEFEGPPK, from the coding sequence ATGAACAGTTACCTTGGGTCCTGTCTGTGTGGCACTGCAAAATTTGAAGTGCAGGGTGAGTTTGAGAGCTTTTATCTGTGCCACTGTCGGCATTGTCAAAAGGATACCGGATCTGCCCATGCGGCCAATCTGTTTTCGCAGTCAGCCAAACTGACCTGGTTGGCGGGATCGGATTCTGTGACAACGTTTACACTGGCGGGCACGCGCCACAGTAAAAGTTTCTGTCGGTGTTGTGGGTCCGCACTGCCATGCACGCACATGCCTGGTTTGCTTGTTGTTCCTGCTGGATGTCTGGACACAGAAGTCTCTATAAAACCAACAGCCCACTTGTTTACAGCCAGCAAAGCGATTTGGGACAAAGAGTTAGAGGCCTTGCCTGAGTTCGAGGGGCCGCCCAAATAG
- a CDS encoding helix-turn-helix domain-containing protein, producing MSDSAVAYFLTSSSLAIIGFSVHLLLLRSAKQPVYLPLAGCLSAVAVLICQPVVKELAPGLQTYILLLALPALYLIPPCFWLYVQGITSSARWRPERAHLKHFTPAGLGLFIVICALLLPGELRDAMLVEEDISALTSTPDMLRFIVYGLLIITFMMVLGWVVQAGFYVHSVFRRLHSYRTQLRELFASTEAREGRWILWLMLAVGGVWLLTAGILLYGNLVAPVQTDIVIRDLVILIMVWSVAIWGLRQKPGFEEVYQGDKEAQEVLKSITDVKYQRSALNQQLAESIVTKLNHAMEHDRLFLDASLSLPRLARHISRSANHISQTLNETMGVNFFDYVNRYRVNAAKEQLQNTDDTVLDIAMNVGFNAKSSFYTAFKKETGITPNQFRKAS from the coding sequence GTGTCAGATAGCGCTGTTGCCTATTTTTTGACCAGTTCATCCCTGGCTATCATCGGATTCAGTGTTCATCTATTGCTTTTGCGCTCGGCAAAACAGCCGGTGTATTTGCCGTTGGCGGGCTGCCTGAGCGCAGTTGCGGTATTGATTTGCCAGCCGGTTGTTAAAGAGCTCGCGCCCGGTCTGCAAACTTATATTCTGCTGCTGGCCTTGCCCGCGTTGTATCTTATTCCACCTTGCTTCTGGCTTTATGTACAAGGCATCACCAGCAGTGCAAGGTGGCGACCTGAACGCGCTCATCTCAAACATTTTACTCCTGCTGGGCTCGGGCTATTCATTGTTATTTGTGCACTGCTGCTACCCGGTGAACTACGCGATGCGATGCTGGTGGAAGAGGACATTTCTGCGCTGACATCAACACCCGACATGCTGCGCTTCATTGTTTATGGTCTGTTGATCATCACCTTTATGATGGTTCTGGGTTGGGTTGTGCAGGCGGGTTTCTATGTTCACTCAGTGTTTCGCCGCTTGCACAGCTATCGGACTCAGCTGAGGGAGTTGTTCGCCAGTACTGAGGCACGGGAAGGGCGCTGGATTCTGTGGCTCATGCTCGCTGTCGGTGGTGTCTGGCTGCTGACGGCCGGCATTCTGCTGTACGGCAACCTGGTTGCCCCTGTCCAGACAGATATTGTGATCAGAGATCTTGTGATTCTGATTATGGTCTGGAGCGTCGCGATATGGGGGTTGCGGCAAAAGCCGGGCTTTGAAGAGGTGTATCAGGGTGATAAAGAGGCGCAGGAGGTGCTTAAATCGATCACTGACGTTAAATATCAGCGCTCTGCTTTAAACCAGCAATTGGCTGAAAGTATTGTGACCAAACTGAATCACGCCATGGAACACGATCGACTCTTTTTGGATGCCTCACTGTCATTGCCCAGGCTTGCCAGGCATATCTCACGCTCGGCGAATCACATTTCACAGACCTTGAACGAAACCATGGGGGTCAATTTCTTCGACTATGTGAATCGTTACCGGGTCAATGCTGCTAAAGAACAGCTGCAAAACACGGACGATACGGTGCTGGATATCGCGATGAATGTTGGCTTTAACGCCAAGTCTTCGTTCTATACGGCTTTCAAGAAAGAAACGGGGATCACGCCCAACCAATTCCGAAAAGCCAGTTAA
- a CDS encoding class I SAM-dependent methyltransferase — translation MSKEHPSARFWDKLAPKYSKKPVPDESIYQRKLQLTQKYLKPDNVVLEFGCGTGSTALVHSKHVARLDASDISTAMITIARERAEQASVSNISFSIGQLEDFDYAAQTYDAVLGLNIMHLVEAPELTLNEVHRVLKPGGVFVSSTALLKHEPVFVRWILKVMQLFGRAPHINLMTKDEYLKQVTHAGFEIVEQWIPDKSSLFLIARKTV, via the coding sequence ATGAGCAAAGAACATCCCTCAGCCCGCTTCTGGGACAAACTGGCACCAAAGTATTCAAAAAAACCGGTGCCCGATGAGTCGATTTATCAGCGCAAACTTCAGCTTACTCAGAAATACCTTAAACCCGACAATGTGGTACTTGAGTTTGGTTGTGGCACCGGCAGTACGGCTTTGGTGCATTCGAAACACGTGGCACGCCTTGATGCCAGTGACATCTCAACTGCCATGATCACCATTGCCAGAGAACGCGCTGAACAAGCGAGTGTATCAAACATCTCGTTCAGTATCGGTCAACTGGAGGATTTTGACTATGCAGCACAGACCTATGACGCCGTGCTGGGACTCAACATCATGCACCTGGTAGAGGCACCTGAGCTCACACTCAACGAAGTTCATCGGGTACTTAAACCAGGTGGCGTCTTTGTATCGAGCACAGCATTACTGAAACATGAGCCGGTTTTTGTTCGCTGGATACTCAAGGTGATGCAACTGTTTGGCCGGGCACCCCATATCAACCTGATGACCAAAGATGAATACTTGAAGCAGGTCACTCACGCTGGCTTTGAGATCGTTGAACAATGGATCCCCGACAAATCCAGTCTCTTTCTGATCGCCCGAAAGACAGTTTAG
- a CDS encoding Acg family FMN-binding oxidoreductase: MSTQENRMTRRKFIATLGGGIILAAGGGITGFSMTRTPSEALAPWDEAGQYNEPRRFALSYAILAPNPHNLQPWMVDLSEPNVVTLLADPTRRLPETDPFDRQLTIGLGCFLELKRIAASQQGYSLSTTLFPQGSNGQLLGSNPVARIVFQPLNAATNSQQRNADPLFSSILQRRSTKEPFDSQPVATSTLTGLNPDITGVRFAGSNDSDQVVALRELIWQAFKVEYETPATLQESIDLMRLGKTAINASPDGIDVGGMPLEGLQRVGLLTKTALATPGTFAWQTGLDMYESMFTATPAFVWLCTPGNSREQQIAAGRAWVRLNLMTTQAGLALHPVSQCLQEYPQMQTHYRRAREMLAQGGETVQMLGRLGYAAPVARTPRWRLDEKIRNA; this comes from the coding sequence ATGAGCACACAAGAAAACAGAATGACCCGCCGAAAGTTCATTGCCACGCTTGGTGGCGGGATTATTCTCGCCGCTGGCGGCGGAATTACCGGTTTCTCCATGACCCGCACACCCAGCGAGGCACTGGCTCCCTGGGACGAAGCCGGACAGTACAATGAACCGCGCCGTTTTGCCCTGTCCTACGCAATTCTGGCACCCAACCCGCACAACCTGCAGCCCTGGATGGTTGATCTGTCGGAGCCGAATGTGGTCACTCTGCTGGCCGATCCCACCCGCCGGCTGCCCGAGACCGACCCCTTCGACCGCCAGTTAACCATTGGCCTGGGCTGCTTTCTGGAATTGAAGCGGATCGCCGCGAGTCAGCAGGGTTATAGCCTTAGCACAACCCTGTTTCCGCAAGGCAGTAATGGCCAGTTGCTCGGCTCAAACCCGGTTGCCAGAATCGTTTTCCAGCCATTAAACGCCGCCACCAACAGCCAACAGCGTAACGCTGACCCGCTGTTCAGCAGCATCCTGCAGCGTCGTTCAACAAAAGAGCCGTTTGACAGCCAACCGGTTGCCACCAGCACCCTGACAGGTCTCAATCCGGATATTACTGGCGTACGCTTCGCTGGCAGCAATGATTCTGATCAGGTCGTGGCCCTGCGTGAATTAATCTGGCAGGCATTCAAAGTGGAGTATGAAACGCCGGCAACGCTTCAGGAAAGTATTGACCTGATGCGTCTGGGCAAAACGGCCATCAACGCTTCGCCGGATGGCATTGATGTCGGCGGCATGCCGCTGGAAGGATTGCAGCGCGTCGGACTGCTGACCAAAACAGCACTTGCCACGCCCGGCACGTTTGCCTGGCAGACTGGCCTTGATATGTACGAGAGCATGTTTACCGCCACGCCTGCGTTTGTCTGGCTGTGCACGCCCGGCAACAGCCGCGAGCAGCAGATTGCGGCCGGTCGGGCCTGGGTGCGACTTAACCTGATGACAACGCAGGCTGGTCTGGCCCTGCACCCGGTCAGTCAATGCCTGCAGGAATACCCGCAGATGCAGACCCACTACCGACGTGCGCGGGAAATGCTCGCTCAGGGCGGGGAAACCGTGCAGATGCTGGGGCGATTAGGGTATGCTGCGCCCGTAGCCCGCACACCCCGATGGAGACTGGATGAAAAAATCCGCAACGCCTGA
- a CDS encoding DUF2306 domain-containing protein, which yields MTSISPDKFDNSPAVIASASVKHNWPLVGTLFVLTAIPGIPAILIVLLVLIGPVDSQFLTSLVNARYFEAPLAVLVHGSSGIAFFLTVPLQFSPAFRHKHLQGHRISGRIALLSAYIMAASGVWMHLVLTPEERGMRFTGLVIVSLSMVVAFTIAFGHVLKRQIAAHRRWMYRAVAISLAVVTPLFVETVAALTLGQVETLRPLLVQLLHDYDRLIGLTINLLIAEWLIRSNRL from the coding sequence ATGACTTCTATCAGTCCAGATAAATTCGACAATTCACCTGCTGTAATCGCCTCTGCCTCTGTAAAACACAACTGGCCGCTGGTGGGCACCTTGTTTGTATTAACCGCCATCCCCGGTATTCCAGCCATTCTGATTGTCCTGCTGGTATTGATCGGACCCGTGGACTCCCAATTTCTCACGTCCCTTGTCAATGCACGCTATTTCGAAGCGCCGCTGGCAGTATTGGTTCACGGCAGCAGTGGCATCGCCTTTTTCCTGACTGTTCCCTTACAGTTCTCGCCCGCATTCCGACACAAACACCTTCAGGGGCATCGCATCAGTGGGCGAATTGCTCTACTAAGTGCCTATATCATGGCTGCGTCAGGGGTCTGGATGCATCTGGTTCTCACACCGGAAGAACGTGGCATGCGCTTCACGGGTCTGGTCATCGTCAGCCTGAGTATGGTCGTGGCCTTCACAATCGCGTTTGGTCATGTACTCAAACGCCAAATCGCTGCGCATAGACGCTGGATGTACCGCGCCGTCGCAATCTCCCTTGCAGTGGTCACACCCTTATTCGTCGAAACCGTTGCCGCGCTAACGCTTGGACAGGTGGAAACACTCAGGCCGCTTCTGGTTCAACTGCTTCATGACTACGACAGACTCATTGGATTGACTATCAATCTGCTTATTGCCGAGTGGTTGATCAGAAGCAATCGCCTTTAG
- a CDS encoding AAA family ATPase, with amino-acid sequence MKKGLLTFFCGKMGAGKTTWSREIAQAQNAVLLSEDEWLASLYPHAIKTLDDYIEHAGRLKAPMKKLVQSILLSGTNVVMDFPANTVQQRAWFRGIFSEIQAPHELIYIDHSDETCLLHIAKRRLEQPERAATDTKEMFDRVTAHFAAPTADEGFNITVIAATSPRN; translated from the coding sequence ATGAAAAAAGGATTACTGACATTCTTCTGTGGAAAAATGGGCGCAGGTAAAACAACCTGGTCTCGTGAGATCGCTCAAGCGCAGAATGCGGTGTTGCTGTCAGAAGACGAGTGGTTGGCATCACTTTACCCGCACGCAATCAAGACCCTGGATGATTACATTGAGCATGCTGGTCGGCTCAAAGCGCCGATGAAGAAGCTGGTTCAGTCAATTTTGTTATCTGGTACGAATGTGGTCATGGACTTTCCGGCAAACACTGTTCAGCAACGCGCCTGGTTCAGGGGCATTTTTTCTGAAATTCAGGCGCCACATGAGCTGATATACATTGATCACTCAGACGAGACCTGCCTGTTGCATATAGCCAAAAGGCGCCTGGAGCAACCAGAGAGAGCAGCAACGGATACCAAAGAAATGTTTGATCGGGTGACGGCGCACTTTGCGGCGCCAACAGCCGATGAAGGATTTAACATTACTGTGATTGCAGCGACGTCACCCCGAAATTGA
- a CDS encoding MarR family winged helix-turn-helix transcriptional regulator, with product MKKSATPESDNGQLMFDVLNEIGIIAQLSRALLESRLGDGLTQHHFSALNHLVRLGDGRTPLQMARAFQVPKTSMSHTLAGLEKRGLIRMEPNPQDGRGKLIYLTDAGRTLRDTAVRMITPDIMALIPQFGTEDAKAVLPVLRKLRVLLDEARD from the coding sequence ATGAAAAAATCCGCAACGCCTGAATCCGATAACGGTCAATTGATGTTTGATGTGCTTAACGAAATCGGCATCATCGCCCAGCTCAGCCGGGCATTGCTGGAATCGCGGCTGGGTGATGGATTGACGCAGCATCATTTCAGCGCACTGAACCATCTGGTCAGACTGGGGGATGGTCGCACGCCTCTGCAAATGGCGCGGGCCTTTCAGGTGCCAAAAACCAGCATGTCACATACCTTGGCCGGGCTGGAGAAACGAGGCCTGATCCGCATGGAGCCGAATCCGCAGGATGGGCGCGGCAAACTCATTTATCTGACCGATGCGGGGCGCACACTGCGTGACACGGCCGTCAGAATGATTACACCCGACATCATGGCCCTGATACCTCAGTTTGGCACTGAGGACGCGAAAGCTGTATTGCCGGTATTGAGGAAATTACGCGTATTATTGGATGAGGCGCGTGACTGA
- a CDS encoding S66 family peptidase — MKYPEPLKKGSRVAITAFSSGIAERHEKRFQEVVRTLKQRGYDVVVGDCLKSRKKHVSAPKEQRADELLRFLTDDNIDAVAPPWGGELAMELLPLLDFKRISRAKPKWIFGFSDVSTIAASINSVVGWATVHCSNLMDLVDTNVEPLIANTLNHLETPVGGTFVQTGSENHTRKWPEIETEPLAYVVGETKTQWKWLVRPMSVDAVSGRLIGGCWDTLFHLFETPFLALSELNSKYEEGLLLYLENAEMSPCDLVRTIHNMQFRGVFNNVNGLILGRNLRADSQIEDDLTYLDVLTEHLANKNIPVMYDVDIGHVPPNLTLINGSVAEIRLVNGQGSITQWLK, encoded by the coding sequence TTGAAATACCCAGAACCACTGAAAAAAGGCAGTCGCGTTGCTATTACGGCGTTTTCGTCGGGAATTGCTGAGCGTCATGAGAAACGATTTCAGGAAGTTGTTCGAACGCTGAAGCAGCGTGGTTACGATGTCGTAGTCGGGGACTGTTTAAAGTCCAGGAAAAAGCATGTTAGCGCTCCGAAGGAGCAACGAGCTGACGAGTTACTGCGATTTCTGACCGACGACAACATAGACGCTGTTGCCCCTCCGTGGGGCGGAGAATTGGCAATGGAGTTACTGCCTCTGCTGGATTTCAAGCGAATTTCAAGAGCAAAACCTAAGTGGATATTCGGATTCTCTGATGTCAGCACGATTGCCGCATCGATTAATTCCGTGGTTGGATGGGCTACCGTGCACTGCTCAAACCTTATGGATCTGGTTGATACAAATGTTGAGCCGCTGATTGCAAACACCTTGAATCATTTGGAAACACCTGTAGGCGGCACTTTTGTGCAAACTGGCTCTGAAAACCATACAAGAAAATGGCCGGAGATTGAAACTGAACCTTTGGCTTATGTCGTTGGCGAAACAAAGACCCAGTGGAAATGGCTCGTTAGGCCCATGTCCGTGGATGCTGTATCAGGACGGTTGATCGGTGGGTGCTGGGACACCCTGTTTCATTTATTCGAAACACCATTTTTGGCGCTATCCGAGCTGAATTCAAAATATGAAGAGGGATTGCTGCTGTATCTTGAGAATGCGGAAATGAGCCCTTGTGACCTTGTTCGTACTATCCATAACATGCAATTTCGCGGTGTGTTTAATAACGTGAATGGGCTGATACTCGGACGCAACTTACGGGCAGACTCACAAATTGAAGATGACTTAACTTATCTTGACGTATTGACTGAACATCTGGCGAACAAGAATATTCCGGTAATGTACGACGTGGATATTGGGCATGTGCCACCGAACCTGACCCTTATCAATGGAAGTGTCGCTGAAATCAGATTGGTAAACGGCCAGGGGTCAATCACACAGTGGTTAAAATGA